The stretch of DNA ACTGGCTGTCGCGTGGATACGTAGAACGTTTGCACGATAATCAACGCAGCAGATACCGTGATATCTAACCCCGTCTGCGCAAGTCGCATTTCCCACCTACGCAACCCGCACCCTGCGTCTGCACAACCCACAAAATCGGGTTAAAACCCGGGTTGTGCAGGCACAGAACGCAAGTCATGCAGACAGCACAACACCCCGAACCGACCGAATAGAACGAAAATCGTAAGTTCGGGGGCAAAAATCAGCGGGGCTGACGGAAGCGACGATCTCCAATCGGATCGAACGGCGCGTGCGGCTCGAGCTGATACCAGTACGCGACGGAAGCGACGTCGTCCTGACGTTCGAAATTGCCACCCTCTTCAGTGCCGATCTGCTGCCATTCCACGCGCAAATCATGCTCGAAATAAATCGGATCAGGAATATGCCAGCGATACAGTCCGCGGGTCACAGGCGTATTCACATCCCAATACGCACTTTCGCGATGCGAGGCGAGACGCTGTGAATAGAACGGGAACCCGACGTACGGCGCACAGAACGTCTGCTCATACATACGGCCATGCTCGTCAAAATCAGCGAAACTCCACGCGCCGCCAAAATAATCCTCGGCACCGGTGCTACACCATGTAGGGTACTGATCGTCTCCATCGATGTACATTTTGACTTCGCCCTCGCCCCACCAGCGGCTTTCCAACGCGGTGAGCGCCAGATACGTGCCGACATATGCGCCGCGTCCCTGCACACCGTCAAGCACCACATAATCGCGGGCAAGTTCGGTGACGCGCTCGCGACGCCACTGCGCATGGAAACGCATGGTGCCGGCCGGAAGCGCATCGTATTCGGTGTAGTCGATTTGGTAGAAGAACGCGGGAACGTCTTCGTTGTGATCGTTGCGGAGCACGATGCGCGCATGTTCGAACGGCATGGAGAAGTAGCAGTTGAAACCGCGATTGGGTACGACCACCACCGGCATCGAATTGACTCGGCAGGCCTGCGCGTGGCCGCAGCAGAAGAAGTCGCCGATCGGGCATTGCACGGACGGGGTTTCCTCGCCATCCCAATAGAATTCCAGGATCAGGTTACGAAGCACGTTCGGGCCGGTAGGCGACGTGCGGTCAGTGACGGTCATCCAAATATGGCGGATCACGCCCGGACCGTCCACGTCCATCAAAGTGACGCTCTCCCCCGCTTTCACGGTTTGGATGCAGGGGCTGCCTTTGCGCGACGGGCCAAGTGCACTGGCCGCAGTGGCCGCAGTGCCCTTGCCGCCTGTGGGATTCTCGGCGTTCACACAACGCGTGCGCCCTGGTGCCGCAACCGCAAGCGAGTCCAGCGGACTGCGCGCGGCGAACGCACCCAATGAATCGACCTGCATATCGCGACGTGAGCTGTTCTGCATGGCGCTCCAATCGTTATCTCGAGTCATAAGAAACCCCTTTTCTGCTACTTTACGGCACCGGCGGTGATGCCTTGCGACAACTTGCGCTGGAAAATAATGAAGAAAATAATGGTCGGCACAATGCTGAGCAGCGAAGCTGAAGCAAGCGTGGTCGCATCCATCGTGCGCTGCCCCTGCAAGGTGGCGAGCGCCAGCGGAATGGTCTGCACGTCATCGCTCATCAGGAACGCCATCGGAATCATGTATTCGTTCCATGTCCACACGAAGAAGAACACGAACAGCACACTGATGGTCGACCAGGAAATCGGCAGCACCACCTTGCGCAGAATCTGCCAGCGCGAGGCGCCGTCGATGGCCGCCGCTTCGAGAATGGCCTGCGGGAACGTGCCGTATACGGATGACAGCAGATACGTGCCATACGCACTTTGAATGATGGTGAAGATGATGATGATCGCCAGTTTGGTGTTGTACAGTCCGACCTGCTTGAACATGGTGTACAGCGGGTAGAGTAGCGCCTCCTGCGGCATCATGTTGGCGAGCATGATGGCGAGTACAATCCACGTGTTGCCTTTGACTCTGCCGATGCCGAGAGCAAAGGAGTTCAGCACGGAAAGCACGACGGCGGCCACTGCCACTACCAGCGCAATAACCAAGCTGTTCCAGAATTTCAGCGGGAATTTGGTGGTGGTCCAGAAGGAGATGATGCCGTCCATGGTGAAGTGTTTCGGCAGTGAAAGCGGACCTGTGGCATTGTAGTCGGCAGGCGTTTTAAACGCGTTGACGGTGAGTACGAGCAGCGGGAAAAGCACGAGCAGTGCGGCTGCTATGAGCACGATGAGGGTGATCCAGTCGCCGGTCGAGCGCACATGTTGGGTTTTCTTGGATGCTTTCCGCGCTGCCGATGCGGTCATGGTTTGCGTCATGATTGTTTCCTCGACTTTCGAAGTCTTACGAGTCTTGCGAGTTCTACATTTGACGGGTCTTGCGGCTTGGACCGTTCAGACCAGTTCCTTTTCGACGTGCTTCTGCACCATGGTGAACACGATGGAGAACACGATGATGACCACGGTGAGCGCCGTGGAGATGGCCGCGCCGTAGCCGACTTGTTGCACTTGGAAGAATTGATTGTAGGAATAGTATGATGGCACGGTGGTTGCCGTTCCCGGCCCGCCTTTGGTGAGCAGATAGACCGGTGCGAAGGTTTTCAGCGCGCCGATGGTGGCGGTGAGGATGACCACCAGCAGTTCGGGAATGATGGACGGCAGCGTGACCACACGGAATTTCTGCCACCAGTTGGCTCCGTCAAGACCGGCCGCCTCGTAAAGTTCAGGATCCACGCGCTGCAGACCGGACATGAAGATCACGATCGGATAGCCCAACTGGATCCACACCAGAATGAACATCAGCACCGGAAGCGCGCTATCAGGGCTGCCGAGCCAGTTATGCTGCAACGATCCCAGGCCGAGCTTGACGAGCAGCGCGTTCACCGCGCCATCTTCCGGACGGAAGATCCAGCCCATGATGATGGCCGCGACAGCAACCGGCAGCAACTGCGGCAGGTAGAACATGGCTCGCAGGAAGGAAGCCGTCTTGCCGCCGAATTTCTTCTGAATAACGTCAGTCAGCAGTGACGAAATAAATAGTCCAAGAATCGTAGGAATAACTACGATAGCCACAATAATCCAGAATGAATTAGCGAATGAAATCCAGAACGTGGAATCAGCGAACAGACGTTTCCAATTCTGCAATCCAACGAATTTAACCGGGCCAACTCCACGCCAGCGAGTGAGACTCAAGTAAATGTTCCACACGAATGGAATAACGACGATAACGAGCAGACCTACCAGTCCGGGAACAAGATATGGTACGAATTTTGCGGAACGGTTTCCGGGAAGCCTTGACATTGAGACTCCCCCGTTTTTGGTCTTCTTTGACATTTTGGCTTTTCCTTTGGTTGCGCTGCGTTGCCTGTGAATATTTACGATTGCGATATTGATTCGCAAGTTGTAATTTGCGATACCGCACGGGATTATTCATGATTGATACTGAGCAAAACCGGAATAATCCCGTGCGATGTCGGATATGAGATCAGATATACGATCAGTTGGTCTTGACGCCCATGTCTTCCACACCGACGTCGTACTTCTCGTGGATACCCTTGAGCACGTCGGCCGGCTTCTTGGTGCCGTTCACCAGTTCCTGGAATTCCGCCGGAACAGCATCGGTAAGGTTGGAAGCGGCGTAATCCGGGTAGTAGCTGAGCTTGCCATCATTGGCGTAGGAGGCGTATTCCTCGATCATGGCCTTGCTCTTCTCGTCGTTGATCTTGCTGGCGTCGCCCGCCACCGGAATTCCACCGGCGTTGCCGAGGTAGTTCTGCACATCGTCGGAAAGCACGTAGTCAATGAACTTCGCAGCGAGATCCTTGTGGTGCGAGCGTTCCGGAATCACCAGCAGATTGCCTGCGCAGCCAATCGCGAAATTCGATTCCGGCATCACCGCGGCGTCCCAATCGAAAGTGGTGATCTGCTTGACGAAACGTCCCTGATTCCAGGTGCCGGTCTGATAGATCGGATACTCCCCCTTGATGAATGCCTGCGTGGTGTCTTCGGCCTTCATACCGGTGGCGTTGCGGGAGATGAAGCCCTTGCCGAGCCAGTCGTTGATGGTGTTCACGGAATTGGTGAGAATCTTGGAGTTCCAGTCGACATCGCCCTTGTAGAGCTGCCAGTTGTCGATGAATTTGGCGTCGG from Bifidobacterium catenulatum PV20-2 encodes:
- a CDS encoding glycoside hydrolase family 172 protein is translated as MQVDSLGAFAARSPLDSLAVAAPGRTRCVNAENPTGGKGTAATAASALGPSRKGSPCIQTVKAGESVTLMDVDGPGVIRHIWMTVTDRTSPTGPNVLRNLILEFYWDGEETPSVQCPIGDFFCCGHAQACRVNSMPVVVVPNRGFNCYFSMPFEHARIVLRNDHNEDVPAFFYQIDYTEYDALPAGTMRFHAQWRRERVTELARDYVVLDGVQGRGAYVGTYLALTALESRWWGEGEVKMYIDGDDQYPTWCSTGAEDYFGGAWSFADFDEHGRMYEQTFCAPYVGFPFYSQRLASHRESAYWDVNTPVTRGLYRWHIPDPIYFEHDLRVEWQQIGTEEGGNFERQDDVASVAYWYQLEPHAPFDPIGDRRFRQPR
- a CDS encoding carbohydrate ABC transporter permease gives rise to the protein MTQTMTASAARKASKKTQHVRSTGDWITLIVLIAAALLVLFPLLVLTVNAFKTPADYNATGPLSLPKHFTMDGIISFWTTTKFPLKFWNSLVIALVVAVAAVVLSVLNSFALGIGRVKGNTWIVLAIMLANMMPQEALLYPLYTMFKQVGLYNTKLAIIIIFTIIQSAYGTYLLSSVYGTFPQAILEAAAIDGASRWQILRKVVLPISWSTISVLFVFFFVWTWNEYMIPMAFLMSDDVQTIPLALATLQGQRTMDATTLASASLLSIVPTIIFFIIFQRKLSQGITAGAVK
- a CDS encoding carbohydrate ABC transporter permease, with amino-acid sequence MSKKTKNGGVSMSRLPGNRSAKFVPYLVPGLVGLLVIVVIPFVWNIYLSLTRWRGVGPVKFVGLQNWKRLFADSTFWISFANSFWIIVAIVVIPTILGLFISSLLTDVIQKKFGGKTASFLRAMFYLPQLLPVAVAAIIMGWIFRPEDGAVNALLVKLGLGSLQHNWLGSPDSALPVLMFILVWIQLGYPIVIFMSGLQRVDPELYEAAGLDGANWWQKFRVVTLPSIIPELLVVILTATIGALKTFAPVYLLTKGGPGTATTVPSYYSYNQFFQVQQVGYGAAISTALTVVIIVFSIVFTMVQKHVEKELV
- a CDS encoding ABC transporter substrate-binding protein gives rise to the protein MKITRGIALAAVVAMSLTTLAACGSDTAQDEEMPDSLSFWYYEEDDAGQTQAWRRAAEAFEKETGVKINFERKSFTQIAQNGSQFLNSDEAPDLMESNRGNGSAGVLSTMGLLTDLGDYVDQYGWDKKVTGANAAVAKYDENGIMDGDTWYGMTSYAEFQRVYYNKDLFAKYGLEIPTTYDEFVDVCQKFVDAGVTPIAADAQEYGVMWLWWQLVSKEADAKFIDNWQLYKGDVDWNSKILTNSVNTINDWLGKGFISRNATGMKAEDTTQAFIKGEYPIYQTGTWNQGRFVKQITTFDWDAAVMPESNFAIGCAGNLLVIPERSHHKDLAAKFIDYVLSDDVQNYLGNAGGIPVAGDASKINDEKSKAMIEEYASYANDGKLSYYPDYAASNLTDAVPAEFQELVNGTKKPADVLKGIHEKYDVGVEDMGVKTN